In Zingiber officinale cultivar Zhangliang chromosome 6A, Zo_v1.1, whole genome shotgun sequence, a single genomic region encodes these proteins:
- the LOC121997677 gene encoding Fanconi anemia group I protein-like isoform X2, whose product MASEAEILRRDRPPPSLTAEAIITLAQDPSATLPPVADPAALLAPLDHPFPTFPVSTYLSALLSLLSRSRSPPSSSLLSSLLISFLTMFHSRRFPRHDAALLLRLFTPHLSFLDRSQILALVDLILSRLSEIADPEDALPLDHLPRLLELAGVCEPVDLTVERLLAAEWSKALLLKVVALLRELPPIGRARVSDFLDRVFLQMKGVDLQDLPSLIYQLLLLASKCIHRKEVIRGILAFLGSCSKGRPSIMRQVEGTILMHVNFSVKQDPSLGQEMLMVIRSDLQLLNHFAVTVLFSMARVRRFNESSIVVLKLAVVTSLRNFRISRNSEWLPDKLREDCLETAKFVENSVLKAVNESNSGREHVVPSIVQFGFLLLENVDDNTCKQVSPGLMNIRELSIQILRTVFEVHDMSRNEIIEQCKFRIISLKPQKSMQIIKLLSNLVRSYPYAILQYVAHLKEALDYFTFLQEIVAVALVDAILPLVRFCSDLQDYIILVVRKAMFKREDTIRIAATIAVVNLICIESKSNRNEENILQESSSQASCSQQAEIPSRREGNLFLELSGLFRRCLTQQVRVKEILYEGLVKLVMSDPSCTSSILDILWPHFLQVCTEDKDFPLQLDSCFRLENGKVRQVEPLDHLLSCVSWILHQSHGVNQSENSWQCFGFSLTQQENEAGKATSAELFSKALSKIRKNLKNCKLQDYEVQAEESSRQHLLDEKIICNCQILLRLIEVLVNIVVIDLEKAESSEKLVLEKEIMEFSEFYDFVEKELIKISLRTGNRKGPSSDLLNKVNSELKEIAQVNQARTFFATTTVHHLLVLSFNSCKIYFSSRQNASQKSSESSTAALCLKTMSFSLKVCLRHLKSVYSMKREQSGDPFSELLCGDIKCLGKSVMQLVLQLKSTVEQEKDMKKKDAQGKISNGHARDLLFLSLMCLIELFKMNLSEDNLYELVTDLLTVNSLDLYLHAKDAAAEDINQNKNFVDDYQNMSCLHLFLEKVIEPLHSSLLDQSLFQECEALAELLLITGKMLPPGKRNFHGSWAMKICQSRKVENPGAARSVFSLAIHLTPTQPDLTVANDMATELLKVMGSEDSEPEEMSVKFSVINQSTRNAISTIILQVAESCLGDLDWVISKIKAIYAYNREQPGLMTNLQFGEKLSGLELEDVLCARSESLVYLLSSFVMMNLKDSQAEQLLKVATRFYKILALVAKLQIAPKGCKQFLPSRRFQKLTEVTCTRLTSPLYGFVALVQRVVVSVLHLSKDISTFHFESARKSFTKGNHQQDQKGK is encoded by the exons ATGGCCAGCGAAGCTGAAATCCTCCGACGCGACCGTCCTCCACCGTCCCTCACGGCCGAAGCCATCATCACTCTAGCACAGGACCCCTCTGCCACCCTCCCACCCGTCGCCGACCCAGCCGCCCTCCTCGCCCCTCTTGACCACCCATTTCCCACCTTCCCAGTCTCCACCTACCTCTCCGCCCTCCTCTCTCTCCTCTCCCGGTCCCGGTCCCCTCcgtcctcttctcttctctcatctCTTCTCATTTCCTTCCTCACCATGTTCCACTCCCGTCGTTTCCCCCGCCACGACGCGGCTCTTCTCCTCCGACTCTTCACTCCGCACCTCTCCTTCCTCGACCGCTCTCAGATCCTCGCCCTCGTCGACCTCATACTTTCCCGTCTCTCCGAGATTGCCGACCCTGAGGACGCCCTGCCCCTGGACCACCTTCCCCGACTCCTTGAACTCGCCGGAGTCTGCGAACCCGTCGATCTGACCGTCGAAAGGCTCCTCGCTGCCGAGTGGTCCAAGGCTTTGTTGCTCAAGGTCGTGGCACTCCTCCGTGAACTGCCGCCAATCGGCAGAGctagggtttctgatttcctagATAGGGTTTTTCTGCAGATGAAAGGGGTCGACCTCCAGGATTTGCCGTCTCTTATCTACCAGCTTCTTCTGCTCGCCTCTAAGTGCATACATCGGAAGGAGGTGATAAGGGGTATTCTAGCGTTTTTGGGAAGCTGCTCGAAGGGTCGTCCTTCAATCATGAGACAGGTGGAAGGGACGATTTTGATGCACGTGAACTTCTCCGTGAAACAGGATCCATCATTGGGGCAGGAGATGTTGATGGTTATCCGATCTGATCTTCAGCTTCTTAACCACTTCGCAGTCACCGTGCTCTTCTCCATGGCTAGGGTGCGCAGATTCAACGAGAGCTCCATTGTTGTTCTGAAATTGGCggtagtcacctccttgaggaacTTTCGGATCTCAAG GAATAGCGAGTGGTTGCCAGATAAACTAAGAGAAGATTGCTTAGAAACTGCCAAATTCGTAGAGAACTCAGTGCTCAAAGCT GTCAATGAAAGCAACTCTGGGAGAGAGCATGTTGTACCTAGCATTGTTCAGTTTGGATTTCTTTTGCTAGAAAATGTTGATGATAACACCTGCAAACAAGTCTCTCCAGGTTTGATGAATATTAGAGAACTCAGTATACAAATCCTGAGGACAGTCTTTGAGGTCCATGACATGTCAAGAAATGAG ATAATTGAGCAATGCAAATTCCGAATTATTTCTTTGAAGCCTCAAAAAAGCATGCAGATCATTAA GTTGCTAAGTAATTTGGTCCGAAGCTACCCTTATGCAATTCTACAATATGTAGCACATTTAAAGGAAGCATTGGACTATTTCACTTTCCTGCAAGAGATAGTTGCAGTAGCTCTCGTCGATGCTATCCTGCCACTTGTCAGATTCTGCTCTGACCTCCAG GATTATATTATTTTGGTAGTTCGAAAGGCCATGTTCAAACGAGAAGACACTATTCGTATAGCAGCAACTATTGCTGTAGTTAATCTGATTTGCATTGAGAGTAAATCGAACAGAAATGAAGAAAACATTTTGCAAGAATCGTCTAGCCAAGCAAGTTGTAGTCAGCAAGCAGAAATACCTAGCAGGAGGGAGGGTAATCTGTTCCTGGAACTAAGTGGATTGTTTAGGAGATGTCTTACCCAGCAG GTTAGAGTCAAAGAGATATTGTATGAGGGTCTCGTTAAACTAGTCATGTCAGACCCATCATGCACAAGCTCCATCTTGGATATTCTCTGGCCTCATTTCTTGCAGGTTTGCACAGAG GACAAAGATTTTCCTCTTCAGCTTGATTCTTGCTTCAGGTTGGAGAATGGAAAAGTTCGCCAAGTAGAACCACTGGATCACCTTTTGTCATGCGTCTCTTGGATACTTCATCAGTCCCATGGTGTTAATCAATCAGAAAATTCATGGCAGTGCTTTGGCTTCTCACTAACACAACAAGAGAATGAG GCTGGAAAAGCAACATCTGCAGAATTATTCTCAAAAGCCTTGTCTAAGATCAGGAAAAATTTAAAGAACTGCAAATTGCAAG ATTATGAAGTCCAGGCAGAAGAATCTTCTCGTCAGCATTTGCTGGATGAGAAAATAATTTGCAATTGTCAGATTTTGCTTCGACTTATTGAGGTCCTTGTTAATATTGTAGTTATTGACCTGGAGAAAGCTGAGAGCTCGGAGAAGCTAGTGCTTGAGAAAGAAATTATGGAATTTTCTGAATTTTATGATTTCGTCgaaaaggaattaattaaaatttcactGAGGACAGGCAATCGAAAAGGTCCTTCAAGCGACCTCTTGAATAAGGTCAATAGTGAGCTAAAAGAGATTGCACAAGTAAATCAAGCAAGAACCTTCTTTGCAACCACAACAGTTCATCAtcttcttgttctttcctttaattcatgcaaaatttatttttcaagtagaCAAAATGCTTCTCAGAAAAGCAGCGAGTCATCAACAGCAGCCCTTTGTTTGAAGACAATGTCATTCAGCTTAAAAGTGTGCCTTCGCCATCTGAAGTCTGTTTACTCAATGAAACGTGAACAAAGTGGTGATCCTTTCAGTGAACTGTTATGTGGAGATATCAAATGTCTAGGGAAATCAGTAATGCAGCTTGTGTTACAACTCAAGTCCACTGTTGAACAAGAGAAGGATATGAAAAAGAAAGATGCCCAAGGGAAAATAAGTAATGGACATGCAAGGGATCTATTATTCTTATCATTGATGTGCTTGATTGAGTTATTTAAGATGAATTTATCTGAGGATAATCTGTATGAATTAGTTACTGATTTGCTCACAGTGAATTCTCTAGATTTGTATTTGCATGCAAAAGATGCTGCTGCTGAGGACATTAATCAGAACAAAAACTTTGTAGATGACTATCAAAATATGAGTTGTCTGCATTTGTTTTTAGAGAAAGTAATAGAGCCATTGCATTCCTCACTTCTAGACCAGTCACTTTTTCAGGAATGCGAG GCGCTTGCCGAATTATTGTTGATTACTGGAAAAATGTTGCCACCtggaaaaagaaatttccatggaAGTTGGGCTATGAAAATATGCCAGAGCAGAAAAGTGGAAAATCCTGGCGCAGCACGAAGTGTCTTCTCACTAGCTATTCATCTGACACCAACCCAACCTGATCTCACTGTTGCAAATGACATGGCTACAGAACTGCTGAAAGTTATGGGATCTGAAGATAGTGAGCCTGAAGAGATGTCTGTAAAGTTCTCAGTTATTAATCAATCAACAAGAAATGCTATCTCTACTATCATTTTACAAGTGGCTGAATCTTGTCTTGGTGACTTGGACTGGGTCATCTCAAAGATTAAGGCAATTTATGCATACAACCGTGAACAACCTGGTCTGATGACTAACCTTCAATTTGGTGAAAAATTGTCAGGACTTGAATTGGAAGATGTCCTCTGTGCAAGATCAGAATCACTTGTGTATTTATTATCTTCTTTTGTGATGATGAACCTTAAAG ACTCACAAGCAGAGCAGTTACTGAAGGTTGCTACTAGGTTTTACAAAATTTTGGCTCTTGTTGCAAAGCTTCAGATTGCTCCAAAAGGTTGCAAACAATTCCTACCTAGCCGAAGGTTTCAGAAGTTAACAGAAGTGACATGCACACGGCTAACAAGTCCTCTATACGGTTTCGTAGCTCTTGTTCAAAGGGTAGTTGTATCTGTTCTCCACTTATCAAAAGATATTTCAACGTTTCATTTTG AATCAGCAAGAAAGAGCTTCACAAAGGGGAATCATCAACAAGATCAAAAGGGAAAATAG
- the LOC121997677 gene encoding Fanconi anemia group I protein-like isoform X1 — protein MASEAEILRRDRPPPSLTAEAIITLAQDPSATLPPVADPAALLAPLDHPFPTFPVSTYLSALLSLLSRSRSPPSSSLLSSLLISFLTMFHSRRFPRHDAALLLRLFTPHLSFLDRSQILALVDLILSRLSEIADPEDALPLDHLPRLLELAGVCEPVDLTVERLLAAEWSKALLLKVVALLRELPPIGRARVSDFLDRVFLQMKGVDLQDLPSLIYQLLLLASKCIHRKEVIRGILAFLGSCSKGRPSIMRQVEGTILMHVNFSVKQDPSLGQEMLMVIRSDLQLLNHFAVTVLFSMARVRRFNESSIVVLKLAVVTSLRNFRISRNSEWLPDKLREDCLETAKFVENSVLKAVNESNSGREHVVPSIVQFGFLLLENVDDNTCKQVSPGLMNIRELSIQILRTVFEVHDMSRNEIIEQCKFRIISLKPQKSMQIIKLLSNLVRSYPYAILQYVAHLKEALDYFTFLQEIVAVALVDAILPLVRFCSDLQDYIILVVRKAMFKREDTIRIAATIAVVNLICIESKSNRNEENILQESSSQASCSQQAEIPSRREGNLFLELSGLFRRCLTQQVRVKEILYEGLVKLVMSDPSCTSSILDILWPHFLQVCTEDKDFPLQLDSCFRLENGKVRQVEPLDHLLSCVSWILHQSHGVNQSENSWQCFGFSLTQQENEAGKATSAELFSKALSKIRKNLKNCKLQDYEVQAEESSRQHLLDEKIICNCQILLRLIEVLVNIVVIDLEKAESSEKLVLEKEIMEFSEFYDFVEKELIKISLRTGNRKGPSSDLLNKVNSELKEIAQVNQARTFFATTTVHHLLVLSFNSCKIYFSSRQNASQKSSESSTAALCLKTMSFSLKVCLRHLKSVYSMKREQSGDPFSELLCGDIKCLGKSVMQLVLQLKSTVEQEKDMKKKDAQGKISNGHARDLLFLSLMCLIELFKMNLSEDNLYELVTDLLTVNSLDLYLHAKDAAAEDINQNKNFVDDYQNMSCLHLFLEKVIEPLHSSLLDQSLFQECEALAELLLITGKMLPPGKRNFHGSWAMKICQSRKVENPGAARSVFSLAIHLTPTQPDLTVANDMATELLKVMGSEDSEPEEMSVKFSVINQSTRNAISTIILQVAESCLGDLDWVISKIKAIYAYNREQPGLMTNLQFGEKLSGLELEDVLCARSESLVYLLSSFVMMNLKDSQAEQLLKVATRFYKILALVAKLQIAPKGCKQFLPSRRFQKLTEVTCTRLTSPLYGFVALVQRNQQERASQRGIINKIKRENRCIPDLIFQIEDYEKYLIQLSKMTKVNLLRHAKRSTARDFKILETKKVPVEEEAPEHEPTPSHSTSENELNRESEETDDDNIPKRASPEPIRDIVDEDSENGGDDQEILIRKKRAKMRKVVENSDAES, from the exons ATGGCCAGCGAAGCTGAAATCCTCCGACGCGACCGTCCTCCACCGTCCCTCACGGCCGAAGCCATCATCACTCTAGCACAGGACCCCTCTGCCACCCTCCCACCCGTCGCCGACCCAGCCGCCCTCCTCGCCCCTCTTGACCACCCATTTCCCACCTTCCCAGTCTCCACCTACCTCTCCGCCCTCCTCTCTCTCCTCTCCCGGTCCCGGTCCCCTCcgtcctcttctcttctctcatctCTTCTCATTTCCTTCCTCACCATGTTCCACTCCCGTCGTTTCCCCCGCCACGACGCGGCTCTTCTCCTCCGACTCTTCACTCCGCACCTCTCCTTCCTCGACCGCTCTCAGATCCTCGCCCTCGTCGACCTCATACTTTCCCGTCTCTCCGAGATTGCCGACCCTGAGGACGCCCTGCCCCTGGACCACCTTCCCCGACTCCTTGAACTCGCCGGAGTCTGCGAACCCGTCGATCTGACCGTCGAAAGGCTCCTCGCTGCCGAGTGGTCCAAGGCTTTGTTGCTCAAGGTCGTGGCACTCCTCCGTGAACTGCCGCCAATCGGCAGAGctagggtttctgatttcctagATAGGGTTTTTCTGCAGATGAAAGGGGTCGACCTCCAGGATTTGCCGTCTCTTATCTACCAGCTTCTTCTGCTCGCCTCTAAGTGCATACATCGGAAGGAGGTGATAAGGGGTATTCTAGCGTTTTTGGGAAGCTGCTCGAAGGGTCGTCCTTCAATCATGAGACAGGTGGAAGGGACGATTTTGATGCACGTGAACTTCTCCGTGAAACAGGATCCATCATTGGGGCAGGAGATGTTGATGGTTATCCGATCTGATCTTCAGCTTCTTAACCACTTCGCAGTCACCGTGCTCTTCTCCATGGCTAGGGTGCGCAGATTCAACGAGAGCTCCATTGTTGTTCTGAAATTGGCggtagtcacctccttgaggaacTTTCGGATCTCAAG GAATAGCGAGTGGTTGCCAGATAAACTAAGAGAAGATTGCTTAGAAACTGCCAAATTCGTAGAGAACTCAGTGCTCAAAGCT GTCAATGAAAGCAACTCTGGGAGAGAGCATGTTGTACCTAGCATTGTTCAGTTTGGATTTCTTTTGCTAGAAAATGTTGATGATAACACCTGCAAACAAGTCTCTCCAGGTTTGATGAATATTAGAGAACTCAGTATACAAATCCTGAGGACAGTCTTTGAGGTCCATGACATGTCAAGAAATGAG ATAATTGAGCAATGCAAATTCCGAATTATTTCTTTGAAGCCTCAAAAAAGCATGCAGATCATTAA GTTGCTAAGTAATTTGGTCCGAAGCTACCCTTATGCAATTCTACAATATGTAGCACATTTAAAGGAAGCATTGGACTATTTCACTTTCCTGCAAGAGATAGTTGCAGTAGCTCTCGTCGATGCTATCCTGCCACTTGTCAGATTCTGCTCTGACCTCCAG GATTATATTATTTTGGTAGTTCGAAAGGCCATGTTCAAACGAGAAGACACTATTCGTATAGCAGCAACTATTGCTGTAGTTAATCTGATTTGCATTGAGAGTAAATCGAACAGAAATGAAGAAAACATTTTGCAAGAATCGTCTAGCCAAGCAAGTTGTAGTCAGCAAGCAGAAATACCTAGCAGGAGGGAGGGTAATCTGTTCCTGGAACTAAGTGGATTGTTTAGGAGATGTCTTACCCAGCAG GTTAGAGTCAAAGAGATATTGTATGAGGGTCTCGTTAAACTAGTCATGTCAGACCCATCATGCACAAGCTCCATCTTGGATATTCTCTGGCCTCATTTCTTGCAGGTTTGCACAGAG GACAAAGATTTTCCTCTTCAGCTTGATTCTTGCTTCAGGTTGGAGAATGGAAAAGTTCGCCAAGTAGAACCACTGGATCACCTTTTGTCATGCGTCTCTTGGATACTTCATCAGTCCCATGGTGTTAATCAATCAGAAAATTCATGGCAGTGCTTTGGCTTCTCACTAACACAACAAGAGAATGAG GCTGGAAAAGCAACATCTGCAGAATTATTCTCAAAAGCCTTGTCTAAGATCAGGAAAAATTTAAAGAACTGCAAATTGCAAG ATTATGAAGTCCAGGCAGAAGAATCTTCTCGTCAGCATTTGCTGGATGAGAAAATAATTTGCAATTGTCAGATTTTGCTTCGACTTATTGAGGTCCTTGTTAATATTGTAGTTATTGACCTGGAGAAAGCTGAGAGCTCGGAGAAGCTAGTGCTTGAGAAAGAAATTATGGAATTTTCTGAATTTTATGATTTCGTCgaaaaggaattaattaaaatttcactGAGGACAGGCAATCGAAAAGGTCCTTCAAGCGACCTCTTGAATAAGGTCAATAGTGAGCTAAAAGAGATTGCACAAGTAAATCAAGCAAGAACCTTCTTTGCAACCACAACAGTTCATCAtcttcttgttctttcctttaattcatgcaaaatttatttttcaagtagaCAAAATGCTTCTCAGAAAAGCAGCGAGTCATCAACAGCAGCCCTTTGTTTGAAGACAATGTCATTCAGCTTAAAAGTGTGCCTTCGCCATCTGAAGTCTGTTTACTCAATGAAACGTGAACAAAGTGGTGATCCTTTCAGTGAACTGTTATGTGGAGATATCAAATGTCTAGGGAAATCAGTAATGCAGCTTGTGTTACAACTCAAGTCCACTGTTGAACAAGAGAAGGATATGAAAAAGAAAGATGCCCAAGGGAAAATAAGTAATGGACATGCAAGGGATCTATTATTCTTATCATTGATGTGCTTGATTGAGTTATTTAAGATGAATTTATCTGAGGATAATCTGTATGAATTAGTTACTGATTTGCTCACAGTGAATTCTCTAGATTTGTATTTGCATGCAAAAGATGCTGCTGCTGAGGACATTAATCAGAACAAAAACTTTGTAGATGACTATCAAAATATGAGTTGTCTGCATTTGTTTTTAGAGAAAGTAATAGAGCCATTGCATTCCTCACTTCTAGACCAGTCACTTTTTCAGGAATGCGAG GCGCTTGCCGAATTATTGTTGATTACTGGAAAAATGTTGCCACCtggaaaaagaaatttccatggaAGTTGGGCTATGAAAATATGCCAGAGCAGAAAAGTGGAAAATCCTGGCGCAGCACGAAGTGTCTTCTCACTAGCTATTCATCTGACACCAACCCAACCTGATCTCACTGTTGCAAATGACATGGCTACAGAACTGCTGAAAGTTATGGGATCTGAAGATAGTGAGCCTGAAGAGATGTCTGTAAAGTTCTCAGTTATTAATCAATCAACAAGAAATGCTATCTCTACTATCATTTTACAAGTGGCTGAATCTTGTCTTGGTGACTTGGACTGGGTCATCTCAAAGATTAAGGCAATTTATGCATACAACCGTGAACAACCTGGTCTGATGACTAACCTTCAATTTGGTGAAAAATTGTCAGGACTTGAATTGGAAGATGTCCTCTGTGCAAGATCAGAATCACTTGTGTATTTATTATCTTCTTTTGTGATGATGAACCTTAAAG ACTCACAAGCAGAGCAGTTACTGAAGGTTGCTACTAGGTTTTACAAAATTTTGGCTCTTGTTGCAAAGCTTCAGATTGCTCCAAAAGGTTGCAAACAATTCCTACCTAGCCGAAGGTTTCAGAAGTTAACAGAAGTGACATGCACACGGCTAACAAGTCCTCTATACGGTTTCGTAGCTCTTGTTCAAAGG AATCAGCAAGAAAGAGCTTCACAAAGGGGAATCATCAACAAGATCAAAAGGGAAAATAGATGTATTCCTGATTTGATATTCCAGATTGAAGATTATGAGAAATATCTCATTCAGCTTAGCAAAATGACTAAAGTCAATTTGTTGAGGCACGCCAAGCGCAGCACGGCAAGGGATTTTAAGATTTTGGAAACCAAAAAGGTTCCAGTGGAAGAAGAGGCACCAGAGCATGAGCCTACTCCATCCCATTCTACATCTGAGAATGAATTGAACAGAGAATCTGAAGAGACTGATGATGATAATATACCCAAGCGTGCTTCTCCTGAACCCATCAGGGATATTGTTGATGAAGATTCTGAAAATGGCGGAGATGATCAAGAGATATTGATAAGAAAGAAGAGAGCAAAGATGCGCAAGGTTGTAGAAAACTCTGATGCCGAATCATGA